One window from the genome of Sulfuricurvum sp. IAE1 encodes:
- the tgt gene encoding tRNA guanosine(34) transglycosylase Tgt, producing MQFHVDATCGNARACTITTAHSTIQTPIFMPVGTVGSVKALDMTDMTDILGTQIILANTYHMYLRPGDETVKQFGGLHGYTTYPNSFLTDSGGFQAFSLSDISKPTESGIEFRSHIDGSKHFFTPEKVIDIQNNLGSDIMMILDDLVALPATQERIRTSIERTTQWARQSIEYHRHNQSRGIGIDQNIFAIIQGGTDLNFRTRSAEELCAMDFDGFAIGGLSVGEANQLMYDTVEHTAPLMPADKPRYLMGVGTPEDLVENIERGVDMFDCVMPTRNARNGTLFTTFGKVNIKGAAYKFDSAPIDPECDCYTCRRYSRAYLHHLFRSREITFFRLASLHNLHYYLSLVRQAREAIIAGTFGAFKKEFYARRQS from the coding sequence ATGCAATTTCACGTCGACGCCACCTGCGGCAACGCCCGTGCCTGCACCATCACCACGGCCCATTCTACGATACAGACCCCTATTTTCATGCCCGTGGGAACGGTTGGCAGCGTCAAAGCGCTCGATATGACCGACATGACCGACATCCTCGGAACCCAGATCATTCTCGCCAATACCTATCATATGTATCTGCGCCCCGGCGATGAAACGGTAAAACAGTTCGGCGGACTGCACGGTTATACCACCTATCCGAACAGCTTTCTCACCGACAGCGGCGGCTTCCAGGCATTCAGTCTAAGCGATATTTCCAAACCCACCGAAAGCGGAATCGAATTTCGCAGCCACATCGACGGCAGCAAACATTTTTTTACCCCCGAAAAAGTCATCGACATCCAAAACAACCTCGGCAGCGATATCATGATGATTCTCGACGATCTGGTCGCGCTCCCCGCAACCCAGGAGAGGATCAGAACCTCGATCGAGCGGACCACCCAGTGGGCCCGCCAGTCGATCGAATACCACCGTCACAACCAATCCAGGGGTATCGGGATCGATCAGAACATATTCGCCATTATCCAAGGCGGTACCGACCTTAATTTCCGGACCCGATCGGCCGAGGAACTCTGCGCAATGGATTTTGACGGGTTTGCGATCGGGGGGCTCTCGGTCGGTGAAGCGAACCAGCTGATGTACGATACGGTCGAGCATACCGCGCCGCTCATGCCCGCCGATAAACCCCGCTACCTCATGGGTGTCGGTACGCCCGAAGACCTTGTCGAAAACATCGAGCGCGGCGTCGACATGTTCGACTGCGTCATGCCGACCCGGAATGCCCGCAACGGTACCCTCTTCACGACGTTCGGAAAAGTCAACATAAAAGGGGCTGCCTACAAATTCGATTCGGCTCCGATCGATCCCGAATGCGACTGCTACACCTGCCGCCGCTACAGCCGTGCCTATCTTCATCACCTCTTCCGCTCTCGGGAAATCACATTTTTCCGTCTCGCCTCTTTGCACAACCTGCATTATTATCTGAGCCTTGTGCGCCAGGCGCGCGAAGCTATCATAGCCGGTACTTTCGGCGCATTCAAAAAGGAGTTCTATGCACGCAGACAATCTTAA
- a CDS encoding pyridoxine 5'-phosphate synthase, producing MHADNLKLGVNIDHIAVLREARKINDPDPLMALGICAQNGADQITIHLREDRRHIHDEDARRIIAASPLPVNLECSIDPEIIRIVTRLRPHRATLVPEKREEVTTEGGLDVIGKYDMILNAIKMLREAQIEVSLFIDPTHEAIEASERLGAEWVELHTGSYANIYAMRYSALPHSHHAIPELHLSRKELDNRLEMAYSDIVDAANAARSAGMKVAAGHGLNYHNVSAIVSIETIEELNIGQSIIARSVFTGLASAVSEMKALCRR from the coding sequence ATGCACGCAGACAATCTTAAACTCGGCGTCAACATCGACCACATCGCGGTCTTGCGCGAAGCCCGCAAAATCAACGATCCCGATCCGCTGATGGCACTGGGTATCTGTGCCCAAAACGGCGCAGACCAGATTACGATCCACTTGCGCGAAGACCGCCGCCATATACATGACGAAGATGCGCGCCGCATTATCGCGGCTTCACCGTTGCCCGTAAATTTGGAATGTTCGATCGATCCCGAAATAATCCGCATCGTTACCCGATTGCGCCCTCACCGCGCGACGCTCGTCCCAGAAAAACGGGAAGAAGTGACGACGGAAGGCGGACTCGACGTCATCGGGAAATACGATATGATATTAAATGCTATTAAAATGCTGCGTGAAGCCCAGATCGAAGTTTCCCTCTTCATCGATCCCACACATGAAGCCATCGAAGCTTCCGAACGTCTGGGAGCCGAATGGGTCGAACTTCATACCGGGAGCTATGCCAATATCTACGCCATGCGTTACAGTGCCCTTCCCCACTCTCATCATGCGATTCCCGAACTGCATCTTTCACGCAAAGAACTCGACAACCGTCTCGAAATGGCATACAGCGACATCGTCGACGCGGCCAATGCGGCCCGGTCGGCGGGGATGAAAGTGGCCGCCGGACACGGTCTGAATTACCATAACGTCTCCGCCATCGTCTCTATCGAAACAATCGAGGAACTCAACATCGGCCAAAGTATTATCGCCCGTTCCGTATTCACGGGGCTCGCTTCCGCCGTCAGCGAGATGAAAGCGCTATGCCGCCGCTAA